The Aspergillus luchuensis IFO 4308 DNA, chromosome 4, nearly complete sequence DNA window CCACAGCGTTGCGGTAGAAGTACTCATATACAGTACTCCCACCGTTCCAGCCGATGGCTGTCAGAATGATGGAATTGTTAAGACCAAGCCCGTAAAAGGCTATAAAGTCAGCTCGTTACAGTCAAAGTGGAGTATACTGACCGACGTCAAGGAAGAACCACGAGCCTGCAGTACCAAGCAATACCTTGCCATGCTTCCAAGTGGTGAAATGCGAACGAAAGTCCGACCAACTTGCTTTTGGAGTCACTAATCTGATATCGGCGCTTTGAAGCACAGCTACCCGTTTGACCTCGTCAGGATGACCTTCGTGTTTCCCCAGAATGTAAGCTTCAACATCTTTATCCGCTTTTAGTAAATCTCTGGCGACATCAAAGGTGTAGCGGGGTTTCAGGGATGGTTAAACGATAATAAAGCGCAAGACAAGCCGGAACCGCTCCGAACCCAATGACGACCCGCCACATTTTATCCACGGCCAGCTGACAGACTCCACTGCATTTACTCACGGAGGCTGCAGACTCCAGGGAGCCTTTGAAACCTACCGTCACAATTAGCGCGACaattgcagcagcaaacTGTCCAAAGCCTTGCATGGCAAAGACGGCTCCCATCATGGCACCTCGATGTTTTGTATTCGCGAACCTAATCGGTTAGCTGTGTAAAGTTGTACAGAATAAGAACATACTCTGAAGTTATGATTGAAGATAATGGATAGTCACCACCAATACCGATACCCATCACTGTACGCCAGAAGACCAAAAGGCCCGTGATGGACACTGCAGGAGAATTCGAGGACAAGCACTGTGCCAATGTAGCcaatatgatgatgatcagctCAATCCCGTACATGCGCTTGCGACCGACAATATCTGCCAACCATCCAAAGAACAACTGGCCGACGACGGTACCAGCCGAGGTGGAGACCTTGATGGCAGTGTCCGAGCTGTATGGGATCTTGCCAGGGCGGTTGGTCGCGTGTTCCCAAAAGACAACACCAAGCATGCTTGAGCAGAGGTTGATGGCGAAGATATCGTAGGAGTCGGTGAAGAAGCCCACCCCGGCTACAACGACCGCACGAGCGTGACGCCATCCGAACGGGGCGTCGTCGATGCGTGCGAGGGCTAATCGACGACGCTCGTTGGGGTCCTCCACATGAGAAAGGTCAACATTGTAGTTGGGAAACGCGGCCGTGTCAGGGGCAGCCATATCATTCCAACAAGGCGTCACAAGGGGTATGTCCTGCAAGAATATATGAAAGTGTTAGTGGTCTGCATAGATCATGAAGATGGGAAGGTTGTTGGATAGTGCAGATCATGCTTATAATACTTACCTATGTCTTTCTTTGAGTTCCAGACGCTCCCTCAAGCTTCCACCTCCGTTCACTCGTCTGTATATGGCATCTTTAGGAAGGAAGTCAATGGTGTCTGAAGTGACAGCAACACTCGGACAGACCGAtatgggaggagatggatacCAGTCAGCCGGGCACGTGGGGTTTATCAACCTGCCTGGGCTGGAAGCATCCATGGATCAATTCCATCGGACGGTCTGGAGTTTCTGTAGCTCAACTGAGGTTAACTTTAATTCAGCCCGAAGTCATCTGGATGTCTCCAAGCTCCTGTGGGCTGACATCATAAGACATCATCTTACAGTGTCTCTGAATGGAGTCAAGCCACAAATCGCCTAAGATATCAAAGCATGTGAAGATGGCTCCCGCTTCTGACAGCACCTGATGCAAACTTTCCATGTAGATGGTAGAAGCTCAGGTTGATATGCAACTCTAGTATCCGGACATGCGTGTCTGGTTTAGCTTTAGTCATGATATGGACCGGCAGTAGTAGGATACGTTGGTTTGTTGAGAAAGACAGACAGCGAAGCAATATGTATTAACACGTGACGAACGCAAAGAAACCCCCTAATCAGACACACTACACCGCATAGACTATACTAGTTCAATTACATCGCTTCAAGCTGTTTTGAATTTTGCATTCTTTTCTTAGCGTTAGActccccaaacccccaaAGGATCCGCGCCTAAAGATCCCCGAGCTTGTTGCAGCTTTTTCACTCGTTTAACTATGGTTCCAACCGAGATAGGCCCCACCAGCGTGCAGATCGAAATTGCCCAAATAACTACCAGATATATCTCCGAGACATCGCCATTAGATCCACTGGAGAACATCCCCTGGCTCTCCGCGAGGGAAGCAATGAGGTAGCCAACCTCACCTCGGGCAACCATTGCCAACCCGAGGATGAACGGTGGATAGAGCGATTTCGgcttgggagggagggacatGGTACTGCTGGGATTGGATGAAGTGGGTTGAGGTTCTGTTTCAGAGACAGGCTCATTGCggttggggtttgggagATTTCCCTTGTGTTCATCCGAGTTTCTAGCATCTGCATTTTGATCAAGCTGTTCTGTACGAACTGCAGATTGGCGTCTAGGGCGAGTATCCTTCTCCtttgacttcttctttttcttgttttcgcCTTTACGAGAAGTACAGGAGAAGAGGGCCCAAGAGAATGGTTTCCTAAGAGTAAACAGCAGAGTTGTTGTCGAAGGTAGCGAGAAACGAACGAGCCATAGACCGGTGACCATCTTTCCAAACATCATGAGAATGGCGTAAATGATACCACGCCATACAACGTCTCCGCGGAACATCTTAGTTATAGGTATAGCAAACCCGATGGAAGCCTGTGCATGTTAGAGGTAGATAATAGCCACCGGGGATAAGACTTACGAAGAACAATGGAATCAATATTCGATTCACGGGCTCTTTATAGTACTTCTCATACACTTCTATACCGGTCGGCACTTTTTCATCTGGATTGTATGAAGGTTCCTGCGGCGTGCTTGGAGTATTGCTGTTTGAACGATCCTGAGGTGTAGACTGTTCAGAAGTAGTCCGCTCAACTAGCACGCCAGGCTCGGACTGTGAAATGTCGCGATCCGTGTTAGTGTTCAGAATATGGCTATCATCAGCCAACCCATCAAACCAAGAAACAATCACGCCCGCAAGATACGCAGCAAATAGGCTGGAGGTCCCTGCATAGGTAGCGCCCGCAACAAGCCCCACCAGCACAGATGTCTGCGCAAGGAAAGCAAATTGCATAGATCCCATAAATTGCGGCAGATGATCTCTCATAGTGAGAGCTTTTTGCAGAGTCGGCTTCAGACAGAATGCGCATAGGATGAAGACACCTAACCCAAAGCCGATAGAGACAAACAAGGGTCGGACCACAGTGACGGCGTTGAACGAAGAGGTACCACCGCCGAGATTTGAGATGATTTGAACCATGACAAggccaacaacatcatctaaCATAGCAGCACTGGTAGTGACAGTACCAAGACGTGTCGGGATTAGGTTGGTGGTTGATAGtatggtgaaggtggtgccAAGACTGGTTGCGCTGAGAGAGGCGCCTGCAGCGAAGGCCTGAAGGGGGCTGGCGGAGACCAGCTTCACCAAGATGAACGATAAGCCCATGGGGACCCCGATCCCAGTGAGGGCAACACATAGCGAAATGACGAGGTTGGCTCTCATCGATTGGATTGAGGTTGATAGACCACCTACTTGAGTGAGTCATGGATCATTCCCCTGGACCAAAGAGACTCACCTTCATACACCAGCATAATAAGCCCAATATAGCCCAGTTGCTGGATTACTCTTTCAGTCTCCGT harbors:
- a CDS encoding cation:proton antiporter (COG:P;~EggNog:ENOG410PKFV;~InterPro:IPR006153,IPR038770;~PFAM:PF00999;~TransMembrane:13 (o16-33i40-58o70-87i99-123o129-150i162-181o201-219i240-261o267-283i357-376o382-403i509-530o550-573i);~go_component: GO:0016021 - integral component of membrane [Evidence IEA];~go_function: GO:0015299 - solute:proton antiporter activity [Evidence IEA];~go_process: GO:0006812 - cation transport [Evidence IEA];~go_process: GO:0055085 - transmembrane transport [Evidence IEA]), yielding MASSGSDAAFAYHEPSISTLLNQAGLLVVLNLINVCLDKLLYCGLIGQLFVGILWGTPGAKWLDTETERVIQQLGYIGLIMLVYEGGLSTSIQSMRANLVISLCVALTGIGVPMGLSFILVKLVSASPLQAFAAGASLSATSLGTTFTILSTTNLIPTRLGTVTTSAAMLDDVVGLVMVQIISNLGGGTSSFNAVTVVRPLFVSIGFGLGVFILCAFCLKPTLQKALTMRDHLPQFMGSMQFAFLAQTSVLVGLVAGATYAGTSSLFAAYLAGVIVSWFDGLADDSHILNTNTDRDISQSEPGVLVERTTSEQSTPQDRSNSNTPSTPQEPSYNPDEKVPTGIEVYEKYYKEPVNRILIPLFFASIGFAIPITKMFRGDVVWRGIIYAILMMFGKMVTGLWLVRFSLPSTTTLLFTLRKPFSWALFSCTSRKGENKKKKKSKEKDTRPRRQSAVRTEQLDQNADARNSDEHKGNLPNPNRNEPVSETEPQPTSSNPSSTMSLPPKPKSLYPPFILGLAMVARGEVGYLIASLAESQGMFSSGSNGDVSEIYLVVIWAISICTLVGPISVGTIVKRVKKLQQARGSLGADPLGVWGV
- a CDS encoding uncharacterized protein (COG:P;~EggNog:ENOG410PMIK;~InterPro:IPR005829,IPR005828,IPR020846,IPR036259;~TransMembrane:8 (i121-140o146-167i188-210o222-240i252-270o282-301i313-333o384-406i);~go_component: GO:0016021 - integral component of membrane [Evidence IEA];~go_function: GO:0022857 - transmembrane transporter activity [Evidence IEA];~go_process: GO:0055085 - transmembrane transport [Evidence IEA]), with the translated sequence MAAPDTAAFPNYNVDLSHVEDPNERRRLALARIDDAPFGWRHARAVVVAGVGFFTDSYDIFAINLCSSMLGVVFWEHATNRPGKIPYSSDTAIKVSTSAGTVVGQLFFGWLADIVGRKRMYGIELIIIILATLAQCLSSNSPAVSITGLLVFWRTVMGIGIGGDYPLSSIITSEFANTKHRGAMMGAVFAMQGFGQFAAAIVALIVTVGFKGSLESAASVTFYGLGLNNSIILTAIGWNGGSTVYEYFYRNAVGNLILICAGAIPGYWVTVATVDRLGRKPIQITGFVILTIIFIIIGFAYEPLKRSDNGLLALYVVAQFFFNFGPNATTFIVPGECFPTRYRSTSHGISAASGKIGAIIAQCVFGPLAHRGAKEGVNSSDTPWLNHVMQIFALFMLCGCLTSLLIPETKRLTLEYLSGEEPTRTPRVTASEQEQGPKRDGT